TTTATGAGGAGGAACTTCATATACCATCTGGTTGGCCGCCCGTCTTCTGGCTTTGCAGCATCGCTGTCCAATTCACCCGGCAGACGGGAAGAAAGGCGCGTCGAGCGTCCTTTTCTTCCATACCCTGGCCACATCCGGTTGCCATGCGGCAACCGGATCGGCGCGCCCCATACCGCCAACGCACTGTTGACACTTCGTTAATTGAAAAACCGTTGCCCAGCTCTCTTCCGAGCCGGCTGTGGACCGGCGACGGAGCCTCCCCCTGCCCCCGCATCCATTGGGCGCAGAAGAAGGCCGCCGCCGCTCCTTTGGATTCCCGACCCTCAGGTCGTCTGGCCGGTCTCCGAGACCGAGGGCTGCTTCGCAGACGATGGAGCCGCTTTCCAGTCGGCGGCCCGTGGCTTCTTGGCCAATGAGGCGGCCATCATGCCATCCTTCTCCGAAGCCTCCCCGTTGGCCTCGGAGCGGATTTCAGAAAGGACCTCGAGCCCAGCCCCGGATTCCGCCTTCGGCTGCGTCCCGTTGTGATGGACTCCGTTGTGCTGGGCCGCAGCGGCGGGCTGATGCCATTCGATGCCGACGAGGAGAACGCCGAGGCACCGGAAGTCCGAGCCAAGCCCGACATCCTGCGGAACCAGCGCGCTGTCCGTAACCAGGGACACCTTCATGAGGCTCCCGGCCCGGCCCGTTCCGGACGGCAACTCGACGGGTACGGCCTGCGCGTCCATGTGCGACATCGTCCGGCTGGTCACGACGACGTCGTCGATCAGGACATCGACCCGCGCCTGACCTTGATGACCGGCAGAGACCGCGGCGCAATGCAGCGTCATGCGGGAGCCCGGGCGCATATCCGTGGGGATCGCGATCCAGATGTCTCCACGCTCCCCGTTGGTCCAACGGCCGAGCGCCTCCCTGACATGCCAGTTGGGGAACAGGGCGACCCGCTCCAGCGCCTCGTCGGACGCGGCCAGGAAGGCCTTTTCCGGCAGGGTGGCCAAGCGTTTCAGCTCCACCTCGGCGACCCGAAGGCCAAGCAGGCGGCGGTCGCCGGACATGCCCAAGCGCTGCGGGCTGACGGCCGCGTTCCGACGGAACGCGATCGTGATCTCCTTGCTCCCCTGCGGCAGCGCGGAACCGAGACCGAGGGGCACGATCCGCGACACCAAGCCGACATTCGGAGCGGTCAGATCGACCGGAACCGCGATGTCGGTGCCTTCGACGGCGATTGTGGCCTTGTCGTCCGGCTTGCCCGTCGACAGCGCCGCGACCTCCAGCAACAGAAGCTCGTTCCGGCCCTCGATGTTCACGGTGCAATCGAGACGCCCAAGGTCGCCGATCGACCAGACGCCCTGCTCCTCCGCCGCGTACCAACCCCAGGGCATGAACGCCCGCTGGACCGCCGCGTTGGCCGAGGACAGCACGACGCTCCGCCCGCTCGGCAGTTCGGGGATGGTGCGCTGGGCCTGCGGAACGGGCTGGTCCAATCGGAGCTGGGCGATCACGAATTCGCCCGGCCCAGCCTCCTGATTGCCGATCATCCGAGTCGACAGGAAGACGATCTCGGCGGGATCCCTCTTCAACAGGACCGCCATCGGCAGAACCATGCGCCGGGAGCTCGGCACGTCGGTCTCGATGGTCCAGCTGTCGACAAACTCGTCGTTCACCAGCACCGAGACCACAAGGCTTTCGCCAGCGGAAACGTCCGCGACGATGGCCGCCTCCAACATCGCGTCGCTTTGCGCGGACAGATCGATGGTGCCGCCCCGCAGGCGAAGGCTGCCCCTCTGGGACCGGAAGCCGTCGAAATGGACGGTCGCGGCGTCGACCGCGAGCTGCGCGTCGTCCACCGCCGCCGCCATCCAGCTGCGGTTCACCGGGTAGGCGGGACGCGCCGCGCTGAGCCTGAACGCCTGCGCGAGGTTCAGCGTGGGCGGGGCGCCGAGCGCGCCACGAAGCTCGCTGCGCGTCGCCAGCAGGTCGAGGCTGTTCGTCGTCGTCGACACCGCTTGCAGGCTGAAGCCGGTCACGCCGAGACCGAGGAGACGATGGTCTTCGGAATTCGCGACGACCTCGCTGACCTTGTATCTTTCCATCGCGGTCAACTCGATGACGATCTGCCCATCGTCGTCGATCAACCCCTTCGGAATCAGCGCCTTGCCGGCAGCGTAGGGCCAGCCGCCCCGCCCGGTCGTGGAGCGGAAATCCCAGTCGGCGACTTTCACGCCGTTGGCAACGACGCTGCAACGGTCCGTCTTGTTCGCCTTGCTGAAATGCTTGGCGATCACCGTCAGGATCAGATCCTCGTCCGGCTTCGCCGTCAGGACGACGCGAATCCTCGCCGTGCGCGAGCTTGCCCAGGCCCCCCAGCCTTCGCGCTGGAACCAGCCGCCATGACGGTAGCGCGGCACCGGCTCCTCCGCGGTGAACAGCACGAGATCGCCGAGCGTGTAAAAGTCGCGCCGGGCCGGAACCAGGGGCGTGGACAAAGCCTTCAGCATCCCCGCGGCCGTGTCCATCCACGAGGTCGGAACATACTCGTCGCGGATGCGGGCTTCCTTCGCGTCACGGGCGCTCTTCGACGTCGCGTAGTGCTGGATGGCCGCCGCCCAGAGCTTGCGGTCCAGAGGGTCGAGCAGATCGGTGAGCGTGGGGGCGATTTCCGGAACCGAGGAGCGGTTCGACGCCACGCAGATCTTGCCGTAGCTGAGGCTTTCACCGACGGGCAGCCCCCAGCCTTCGTAAAGCGACGGGTAGACCGTGAACAGGCAGGTCCGATAGAGCCAGTCGAGAAGGGCGTCGTCGACGTCGTTCAGAATATGGATGTGCCGGTTGACCAGGCGATCCTCCTGGATCGTCCGGGCCATCTCGCCGCCGTTCCACAACACCCCGCCGGCGATCACCAGATGCGGGCAGCGATCGCCCATCGTCGTCCGGAGCATGGTCCAGACGTCGTACAGAAGCCCGTAGTTCTTCCGCGCGTGGATGCCGCCGGTGGCGAGGATGAAGGGAACCTTGGAGAATTTCGCCTGGATCGCCCGGCCTTTCTCGGACATCTCCATGGCGAAGATGCCGATGGCGTCGGCCAGCCGGAACTTGCCGATCGAGCACAGGTCGAGATCCGTTTCGAGCGCAAGCGCCTCAAGGTCCGAACGCGTGTTGTCGGAATAGGCGAGCAGGCGATCCGTCGTCTGAAGCAGCGTGTTCAGGTTCGCCGTGAAGCGTCCGGAATAGCCGTCCAGGAACCAATGCGGGAACAGCACCGGGGTCAGATCGTGCATCAGCACCGACAGTTCGAGCCGGTGCTCAATGGCGAAAGTCGACAGGAAATGGACGTAGGAGGCGTTCTGCATCCAGCTGCTGCCGACCACGACGAACCGGGAGCCCGGACGGAAGGTCCCCTTCTCGATCGGGAACACGGTCGTCGCCTGGAGATAGGCGGACAGCAGGTCGCGGGCGACGATCGATTGGGGAATTTCGACGAAGCCGACCTCGACCGATCTCCACACCACGAAGCGGACCCGCACCCCCTTAGTGGCAAGAAGGGCGGTGGCCATCGAACGCTCCACCCGCACGATGCCGGACCGGGTGGTGGCGTTGTTGGCCAGGGTGGTCAGATCGAAGACGATCTCGAGGGGGTCCTGGACCTCGCCCGTCTCTGCGGCGGCCTTTTCGTTATGGACCGGCACGGGCAGCGGCGCCACGCGCGCGACGCCGGGCGGACGAATTCCGGCCGCGCGGCGCGCGGCGACCTCCTCGTAGACGTCGGTCACGGCGGTCGTGTGGACGTCCCAGGAGAAGGAGCGGGCGACATGATCCTTGAGGGATTCACGGTCGCCGTCGGACCAACCGCCTTCCCAGGCCTCCAGAACGGCCTGGCGGATGGAGGCCGGGTCGGCGGGGTCGCAGTAAAGGGCGCGATCGCCGAAATACTCCCGCTCCGACGACCGGTCGCTCAGCACCATCCGCGCACCGGCCGCGCCGGCCTCAAGCGCGGCGAGCGGGGCTCCCTCCGCCCAGCTCGGCAGGGTGAAGACGCGGGCTCCGGCGATGGCCGAGCGCAGCATTTCCGAGCCCGGCTCCAGGCGATCGATGATAAGAAGGTTCGGTCCGCCGAAGGACTTCACGAGCCGCAGATACTCCTCGTCGCCGGGATGGCCGATGAGGACGAGCGGAATGCCGGTGTCGCGCAGCGCCAGGGCGAGCAGGAGCTGGTTCTTGCGGTGCTCGATCCGGGCGACGCACAGCACATAGTCCTTCAGCCCGTAAGCCGAGCGGAACAGGTCCGGATCGCCGCAGGAGAAGAGCGCGGCATCGACCGGGTTGCGGACGATCCGGCTGACCTCGGGCAGGGAGGGCACCAGCGTCGCCGTCAGCGCGCGTTCCCGCTCGCCAAGGAAGACGAAGGCGTCCGCCGTCTCCGCCAACTCGCGCAGGGCGTCGAGGTAACCGGGCTCAGGCTCCCCGCGCAGGCCGTCCTCCGACCGCATGGCCTGACGGGTTCTGGCCCAGGCCATCGCCGCTTCCGCGTGCTCCGGCGAGGTAGCGCTGCGGAAGACGCGCAGGATGTCGGCCTGCCAGAGCCCGGCCTCGGACAGGTCGAGCATGATGGGAGAGAAGACGAACGGCTTGCCAAGCGTCGCTGCCCGGCGGGCGATCCGGACAGCCGAAACCGGCGGCCACACATTGTAGGCGTGGACCAGATCGTAGCGGGGCAGGTCGACCGTCGGATAGCGAAGCGCGGCCGCCTCGATATCCTTCTGCCGCAGGGCCTGGGCGGTGCGCGGAATACGGACGCTGGGGCCCCCGATGACGGTGCTCTCCAGCCCATGGCTCAGCAGGGCGACGGAACGGACCCGGCGGCACGAGACCGGAGCGCTGGTCGGCACGAGGTTCCGCTCCGTTGCAAGGCGGCGGAACAGCGCGTCATGCCCCTCGGCCCAAGCGTCCCAGGTCATGCCGGACACGGCCTCGCGCAGGGCGAATTTCTTCTCGCGCAGGCCGCACAGAACCGCGCGCAGCGACTGCGCATCGCCGTTGTCGAAGGGAATGTGCGGAAAATCCTGAACCCACCCGGTGTTCGAACCGATCACCGGAACGCCGGAAGCCAGGGCTTCCAGGACGCACATCGGGCCGCCTTCATTGGTCGCCGGCACCAGAATGTAGTCCATGGAGCGGTAGAAGGCCGGCAGTTCCTCGTCGGTCAGCTTCAGCGCCGGTCCGGGCCACCCTTCGCCGGTGAAGTGCCACTCGATCCCCGGAATGTCCATGACCGCATTGACGAGCGCCTCTCCCTTGCGGCCCGTGTGATAGGTGCGGCCGACGACGGCGATCTTCAGGGTGGGGGCGAAGCGGTCAAGATCGACACCCGGCGAAATCACCGTGTTCGCTATGCCGGCGTCCGCCAGTATCCGCCCGGTCGCCTTCGACATGGCGATGGCCGCGTCGACGTCACGCGCCGCGGTCAGAAACCGCCCCGCCGTGGCCGGGTCCTGTTCCTGGTGCGTGAAAAGCGCCACCTCTACTGGAGAGACGCGCTCCTTACGGCATCCGTAAGTTATATAATATTGAATAGGGGAAGAGGCATCGGGCAATGTATCAAAACGAACGTAAGAAAGCCTCTTTGCAATTTCATTTGCCAGACGTTCAAGAATCCATCCACGGTCCGACAAAACGATGTGAACGAGGCGGTTCATCACACTCTCTTCTGGCAAATTTCAGATGCTCATCGACTTTAAGACGACAAAAGAACAAATGCCGTCCAATTCATTCCATACCATTCGACGATGCAGACGGTAAACAACTTTTCAAGTTGAGCCGTGAATCAAAAAATATCACAGGGAAACAAAATATGCGGGGATCAGCAAACAGGAAAAAATTCTTGATGCTGAAGCCGCGAATGGCGTAGGATCGCGTTACAAAGAGAGGAGACTCGCCCGCCCGGCACCGCCGAGGCGGGTTTTTTCGTGCCTGAGCCACATGAAAAAGGAGATTTTTATGAGAGACTTGCTGACTCATAAGGACGCTATGGGCACACCGAGCGCCGTGCTCTCCGTCTCCGATTCCCGCTACGCCCTGGTGCTCGCCGCCGGGACGGGAAAGACGGTTTCGGTGCCTAACGATGCGAAAACAGTCCTTTTTGCGTCCACCGGCCCCTTCTGGGTGCAGTATGGAGCCGCCGCGGTTCTCCCGGTGGCGGACGACGTGAGCGGCGTGGCGCCCGAACTGGCCCCCGCAGCGCGCAGACTGGACGGAACGACCTTGCTGGGGCTGGTCGCCCCGTCCGACTGCACCGTCTCCCTGACCTTCTTCGGGTGACGCCATGACCGCCCCCTATACGCTCAGCCTGATCAGCACACCGCCGGTCAATCTTACCCCCTACGCCGCCAAAGCCGACCCGAGCTTCACCGGCACGGCGACCTTCGCAGGCAGCGTGCAACTGGCAGCCGGCAGTCTCGCCGCCCCTTCACTCAGTTTTTCCAGTGACGCCGACACCGGCTTCTGCCGGCCGGCCAACGACCAGATGACGTTGGTCGCCGGTGGAGGAGCCGTGTTCCGAGCCGCCGCCGTCACCGGGCAGGTGAACAATCTGGTCGTGTTCT
This genomic window from Azospirillum baldaniorum contains:
- a CDS encoding glycosyltransferase family 4 protein, giving the protein MNRLVHIVLSDRGWILERLANEIAKRLSYVRFDTLPDASSPIQYYITYGCRKERVSPVEVALFTHQEQDPATAGRFLTAARDVDAAIAMSKATGRILADAGIANTVISPGVDLDRFAPTLKIAVVGRTYHTGRKGEALVNAVMDIPGIEWHFTGEGWPGPALKLTDEELPAFYRSMDYILVPATNEGGPMCVLEALASGVPVIGSNTGWVQDFPHIPFDNGDAQSLRAVLCGLREKKFALREAVSGMTWDAWAEGHDALFRRLATERNLVPTSAPVSCRRVRSVALLSHGLESTVIGGPSVRIPRTAQALRQKDIEAAALRYPTVDLPRYDLVHAYNVWPPVSAVRIARRAATLGKPFVFSPIMLDLSEAGLWQADILRVFRSATSPEHAEAAMAWARTRQAMRSEDGLRGEPEPGYLDALRELAETADAFVFLGERERALTATLVPSLPEVSRIVRNPVDAALFSCGDPDLFRSAYGLKDYVLCVARIEHRKNQLLLALALRDTGIPLVLIGHPGDEEYLRLVKSFGGPNLLIIDRLEPGSEMLRSAIAGARVFTLPSWAEGAPLAALEAGAAGARMVLSDRSSEREYFGDRALYCDPADPASIRQAVLEAWEGGWSDGDRESLKDHVARSFSWDVHTTAVTDVYEEVAARRAAGIRPPGVARVAPLPVPVHNEKAAAETGEVQDPLEIVFDLTTLANNATTRSGIVRVERSMATALLATKGVRVRFVVWRSVEVGFVEIPQSIVARDLLSAYLQATTVFPIEKGTFRPGSRFVVVGSSWMQNASYVHFLSTFAIEHRLELSVLMHDLTPVLFPHWFLDGYSGRFTANLNTLLQTTDRLLAYSDNTRSDLEALALETDLDLCSIGKFRLADAIGIFAMEMSEKGRAIQAKFSKVPFILATGGIHARKNYGLLYDVWTMLRTTMGDRCPHLVIAGGVLWNGGEMARTIQEDRLVNRHIHILNDVDDALLDWLYRTCLFTVYPSLYEGWGLPVGESLSYGKICVASNRSSVPEIAPTLTDLLDPLDRKLWAAAIQHYATSKSARDAKEARIRDEYVPTSWMDTAAGMLKALSTPLVPARRDFYTLGDLVLFTAEEPVPRYRHGGWFQREGWGAWASSRTARIRVVLTAKPDEDLILTVIAKHFSKANKTDRCSVVANGVKVADWDFRSTTGRGGWPYAAGKALIPKGLIDDDGQIVIELTAMERYKVSEVVANSEDHRLLGLGVTGFSLQAVSTTTNSLDLLATRSELRGALGAPPTLNLAQAFRLSAARPAYPVNRSWMAAAVDDAQLAVDAATVHFDGFRSQRGSLRLRGGTIDLSAQSDAMLEAAIVADVSAGESLVVSVLVNDEFVDSWTIETDVPSSRRMVLPMAVLLKRDPAEIVFLSTRMIGNQEAGPGEFVIAQLRLDQPVPQAQRTIPELPSGRSVVLSSANAAVQRAFMPWGWYAAEEQGVWSIGDLGRLDCTVNIEGRNELLLLEVAALSTGKPDDKATIAVEGTDIAVPVDLTAPNVGLVSRIVPLGLGSALPQGSKEITIAFRRNAAVSPQRLGMSGDRRLLGLRVAEVELKRLATLPEKAFLAASDEALERVALFPNWHVREALGRWTNGERGDIWIAIPTDMRPGSRMTLHCAAVSAGHQGQARVDVLIDDVVVTSRTMSHMDAQAVPVELPSGTGRAGSLMKVSLVTDSALVPQDVGLGSDFRCLGVLLVGIEWHQPAAAAQHNGVHHNGTQPKAESGAGLEVLSEIRSEANGEASEKDGMMAASLAKKPRAADWKAAPSSAKQPSVSETGQTT